The region CCGGCGACGAGCCCGGCTATGGCGTGATGTCCGTGCAGCTGTTGCCACCGAACCTGGGTCTCAGCGCTGGCACTCGCGTCACCACCGAGGTGCGCGTGTTCGGCGACACCCTGGGCGGCGACGAGATCACGTCGGCGTCCCTCACGTTCCCCATCACCGTGTGTCAGGGATGTCTGATCTCCTATCCCTTGGATGCCGACGATCCGGCGACGCCCGGCTATCAGTGCACCGTGAGCGCGGACACGGGCAGCTCGCTGACGGCGCCCTGCCGCACGGGGCAGGATCAGGCCATCGACTGCCGTCTGTGCGCCAGCCTCCCCATCTGTCAGGCGCCTTGAGATTGCCTCGCCCGTTGGCGCGGGTCGCGGTGTAGCCTGCCGGCGATGCGATCCGTCGCGGGTCTCGCTGCGCTCTGTGCGCTCCTGCTTTTCGCACGGACGGGGCACGCCGATCCGCAGTGGAACGCCGGCATCGTCACCGGGGTGTGCGGCCGCGGCGCGGACGGCCACCTGTGGCAAGACACTTGCTGGTTCAACGGCGTCACCGCGGACGTGCTCTTCGGTCGCAACCGCGACGCGGACTTCGCCCTGGGCCCCTACGTCGATTTCTCCACCGCCGGCTTCGACGACATTCGTCCCGGCGGCGGCCTTTCGGCCTTGGTGCCCTGGCACCCCATCTTTCCCCTGGTGCTCTCCGTCGGTGGCTACGGCCGCCACTCGGACGCGGGCTGGGAGCCCGGCGTCGCGTCGCAGCTGTTCGTCGGAAGCCGGAGCTACAACTTCCACTCGAGCTACGGCATCACGGCGGGCCTCGTGGTCGACTATCAGCACGGTCTCGGCGACACGCGAGAGAACCTCATCGTGATTGGCCTGCGCATCGACGGGCTGGCCGTCGCGCTGCCGTTCATCGCCGGCTACTCGCTGATTCGCGGGGCCCCGGAAGACGACTGAGTCAGGGTGCGGGGCTGGCGCCGTCGCCCTGCTCGGTGGTTTCCGGCGGCGTCGGGGTCTCGGCCAACGCCGCGTCGATGCGCTCGAGCACGGAGCTCAGCATCTCTTTCGAACGACGTTCCACGGCGACGCGCTTGGCGCGCTCCTCTTCGAGATCGTGCGCCAGCGCGATGGCCGCGAGCAGCAACGTCTGCGGCGCGATCGCCCGGCCCGGACCGGCCAGCTCCCGAAGCCGCGCGTCCACCACCTCCGCCAGTCGCTGTAGCTCGGTCTCGTCGGCCGTCGCCACCACTCGGTACGACTGGCCGCCGACGCGGAGCTCTACCGGCGCGCGGTTCATGGCGAGCACGGTAGCACCGGCCGCGACGAATGGAAATGCGCGTCGGACGCCGGTCCCGACGTTTCACGTGAATCGCCGGCTCAGCGAAAGATGCGCAGCAGCGCGTCGACCGCGGCATCCGTCGCGCTTTCCACGGTGTCGGGAGCGGCACGCCGTGCGATTTCTTCCAGCGCGCCCGTCGCGGCCGTGAGGCGAAATCCGTCTGCGCTTTTCGACAGCGCGCCGTCTCTACGCGCACGCTCCACGACTTCCGCCAGCATCGGCTCGATCACCACGGCGAAGCGCGTACGTGCGGTTTCGTCCTCGGGTTCTGCGAGCAACAGCCGCGCCCGGGGGTCGGACGCAAGGGTCTGAATCCAGGCGCTGCACAGGCCCGTGAGCAGCGCGCGGGGCGTGTTGCGATCGGCGAGGGCGCGGCGTACCGCCAGCCCGAGCTCGTTCTCGCCACGCTCCTCCGCAACCCGGCGCGCTTGGGCGAAATCGCGAAAGTGCGCGTAGAAGGTGTTGCGACCCACGCGGGCTCGGCGACAGGCCGCGGTGACGCTCGCGGTTCGACGATCCGGCGCGCACAACGCCACTGCGTCCAGCACATCGGCGCGCTGACGCGCCCATCGCTCCGCCTGCGACAGGGTTCGGTCGTACTGACCGCGGGTCACAAGAAGATACTGTTGTCTTTTTGCGGAGCTCGCCAGTTTTCTGCGCTCGACACAAGAAGACGACGCTGTCTTTTTAGCGCGTAACCAGCTGGAATCATTGAGTAGCTGTCTTTATGCTGGTTCGGTGCTCGCGACCGCGACCTGATGACTTTGGGCGTTGGCGTTTTTCCGGCGCGCTTTCCGCGGTTCCTGCTACGTCTTCGGCGTGAGTCGACTGGATTTCTTGGATGCGGAGCTGCGGTTCCTCGAGTCCCAGGGTTTGCTGCGCCGCCCCGCGGTGGCGCGCTCCGGCGATTCCCTCCGGGATGCCGCTTCCAATGACTATTTGGGCTTCGGGGCGGAACCTGTTTCACGTGCAACACTGCTCGCCTGTGTGGATCTTCCGCTGGGAGCCACAGCCTCCCGCCTCATCCACGGCACCTCGCAAACCCACATAGACTTGGAAGAATCCGTCGCAGACTGGGTGAAATTGCCGGCGGCTCTCCTGTTCAGTACGGGCTACACGGCAAACGTTGGCGCGCTCACGGCCTTGCTCCGGCCGAGCGACGTGGTGGTGTCGGACGCGCTGAACCACGCCTCGATCATCGACGGGATTCGTCTCAGCCGCGCGAGCGTCCGCATCACGCCGCAC is a window of Polyangiaceae bacterium DNA encoding:
- the zapA gene encoding cell division protein ZapA, whose translation is MNRAPVELRVGGQSYRVVATADETELQRLAEVVDARLRELAGPGRAIAPQTLLLAAIALAHDLEEERAKRVAVERRSKEMLSSVLERIDAALAETPTPPETTEQGDGASPAP